From the genome of Triticum aestivum cultivar Chinese Spring chromosome 3B, IWGSC CS RefSeq v2.1, whole genome shotgun sequence, one region includes:
- the LOC123068413 gene encoding uncharacterized protein, whose translation MIAFTPIFQSNAATVCVCTPLAGRPVHILSFFNHGILSYTYLHRPTAKSSVLMATSSCWLLVFVWVIWRLPLMLAEPEVRQGKGCSAKRCGHLNISHPFWLPDMEAGRSCGPLDFVVNCNNSVPVLKSSGLTGFAILNISYEKRNLRVIDVYKEEDFKDSKSCHFPGWNTSGKLALPFKVSPANLNLIFYNCTKPPTDEGRALGEMRCGNASNTFVRAGVRFDVTGNYGGYVLEGCNATVVPVMDSSGKAKASDYERLISGGYIMTWDHPEPLPAPLPVPTPSPARKFTRRLIF comes from the coding sequence ATGATAGCTTTTACCCCGATTTTCCAGTCAAATGCTGCGACCGTTTGCGTTTGTACTCCACTCGCTGGACGTCCAGTACATATACTATCATTCTTCAACCACGGCATCCTCTCATACACATATCTCCACCGCCCCACGGCCAAATCTTCAGTTCTGATGGCTACCTCAAGCTGTTGGCTCTTGGTGTTCGTCTGGGTAATATGGCGGTTGCCATTGATGCTCGCCGAGCCTGAGGTGCGGCAAGGGAAAGGCTGCTCGGCCAAGAGGTGCGGCCACCTCAATATCTCACACCCGTTCTGGCTCCCCGACATGGAGGCGGGAAGATCGTGTGGCCCCTTGGATTTTGTGGTCAATTGCAACAACAGTGTTCCAGTTCTAAAGAGCTCTGGATTAACTGGCTTTGCAATTCTCAACATCTCCTACGAGAAACGAAATCTGCGTGTCATCGATGTCTACAAAGAGGAAGACTTTAAAGACTCCAAGAGCTGCCATTTTCCCGGATGGAACACCTCCGGCAAACTGGCACTCCCGTTTAAGGTCAGCCCCGCCAATCTGAATCTCATCTTCTACAACTGCACAAAGCCGCCGACGGATGAGGGCAGGGCGTTGGGGGAGATGAGATGCGGGAACGCGAGCAACACGTTTGTTCGCGCGGGAGTGCGTTTTGATGTGACGGGGAACTACGGCGGCTATGTCTTAGAGGGCTGCAATGCGACGGTCGTGCCAGTGATGGACTCGTCGGGCAAGGCCAAGGCGAGCGACTACGAGCGGCTCATCAGCGGTGGCTACATCATGACATGGGATCATCCGGAACCTCTTCCTGCACCTCTACCTGTCCCTACGCCTTCACCTGCACGTAAGTTCACCCGCCGACTCATCTTTTAA
- the LOC123072927 gene encoding uncharacterized protein: protein MATTSCWFLVFVLVVWWLPLMLAGPEDQQVENCPAKTCGNLIISHPFWILNMETTRSCGSLDFEVVCLNDSIPLLRSSVLFGFAIRDISYEEHSLHAVDLHKETYFKKEEEDFNVSKSCHFPRWNTSVKLAPPFKVTPANVNLIFYNCTKTVALVEVRCPNASNMFVRAGVPHDATGNYAGYALEGCNATVVPVMGSSSGSANASDYEQLIEDDFLLTWDLPSPGRKSIYGLNSELLKSAPR, encoded by the exons ATGGCTACTACTAGCTGCTGGTTCTTGGTGTTCGTATTGGTAGTATGGTGGTTGCCGCTGATGCTCGCCGGGCCTGAGGACCAGCAAGTGGAAAACTGCCCGGCCAAGACGTGCGGCAACCTCATCATCTCCCACCCGTTCTGGATCCTCAACATGGAGACTACAAGATCGTGTGGTTCATTGGATTTTGAGGTCGTTTGCCTCAACGACAGTATTCCACTCCTCCGGAGCTCTGTGCTCTTCGGCTTTGCAATCAGGGACATCTCCTACGAGGAACACAGTTTGCATGCCGTTGATCTACACAAAGAAACATACTtcaaaaaagaagaggaagacttcAACGTCTCCAAAAGTTGCCATTTCCCGAGATGGAACACCTCCGTCAAACTAGCACCCCCGTTTAAGGTCACCCCCGCCAACGTCAACCTCATCTTCTACAACTGCACGAAGACAGTGGCGCTGGTGGAGGTGAGATGCCCGAACGCGAGCAACATGTTTGTTCGTGCGGGAGTGCCCCACGACGCGACCGGTAACTATGCCGGCTACGCGCTAGAGGGCTGCAATGCTACCGTCGTGCCGGTGATGGGCTCGTCGTCGGGCTCGGCGAACGCAAGCGACTACGAGCAGCTCATCGAAGATGATTTCCTCCTGACATGGGATCTACCCTCTCCAG GGCGAAAATCGATTTATGGTCTGAATTCTGAACTTCTCAAGTCTGCACCTCGGTGA